The Pseudophryne corroboree isolate aPseCor3 chromosome 10, aPseCor3.hap2, whole genome shotgun sequence DNA segment ataggcacaactaaaaggcacctcaggtaaacaatggagatggatggattggatactagtatacaattatggacgggctgccgagtgccgacacagaggtagccacagccgtgaactaccgcactgtactgtgtctgctgctaatatatagactggttgataaagagatagtatactcgtaactagtatgtatgtataaagaaagaaaaaaaaaccacggttaggtggtatatacaattatggacgggctgccgagtgccgacacagaggtagccacagccgtgaattaccgcactgtactgtgtctgctgctaatatatagactggttgataaagagatagtatactcgtaactagtatgtatgtataaagaaagaaaaaaaaaccacggttaggtcactggtatatacaattatggacgggctgccgagtgccgacacagaggtagccacagccgtgaactaccgcactgtactgtgtctgctgctaatatatagactggttgataaagagatagtatactcgtaactagtatgtatgtataaagaaagaaaaaaaaaccacggttaggtcactggtatatacaattatggacgggctgccgagtgccgacacagaggtagccacagccgtgaactaccgcactgtactgtgtctgctgctaatatatagactggttgataaagagatagtatactcgtaactagtatgtatgtataaagaaagaaaaaaaaaccacggttaggtcactggtatatacaattatggacgggctgccgagtgccgacacagaggtagccacagccgtgaactaccgcactgtactgtgtctgctgctaatatatagactggttgataaagagatagtatactcgtaactagtatgtatgtataaagaaagaaaaaaaaaccacggttaggtcactggtatatacaattatggacgggctgccgagtgccgacacagaggtagccacagccgtgaactaccgcactgtactgtgtctgctgctaatatatagactggttgataaagagatagtatactcgtaactagtatgtatgtataaagaaagaaaaaaaaaccacggttaggtcactggtatatacaattatggacgggctgccgagtgccgacacagaggtagccacagccgtgaactaccgcactgtactgtgtctgctgctaatatatagactggttgataaagagatagtatactcgtaactagtatgtatgtataaagaaagaaaaaaaaaccacggttaggtggtatatacaattatggacgggctgccgagtgccgacacagaggtagccacagccgtgaactaccgcactgtactgtgtctgctgctaatatatagactggttgataaagagatagtatactcgtaactagtatgtatgtataaagaaagaaaaaaaaatcacggttaggtcactggtatatacaattatggacgggctgcggagtgccgacacagaggtagccacagccgtgaactaccgcactgtactgtgtctgctgctaatatatagactggttgataaagagatagtatactcgtaactagtatgtatgtataaagaaagaaaaaaaaaccacggttaggtggtatatacaattatggacgggctgccgagtgccgacacagaggtagccacagccgtgaactaccgcactgtactgtgtctgctgctaatatatagactggttgataaagagatagtatactcgtaactagtatgtatgtataaagaaagaaaaaaaaaccacggttaggtcactggtatatacaattatggacgggctgccgagtgccgacacagaggtagccacagccgtgaactaccgcactgtactgtgtctgctgctaatatatagactggttgataaagagatagtatactcgtaactagtatgtatgtataaagaaagaaaaaaaaaccacggttaggtcactggtatatacaattattgccgagtgccgacacagaggtagccacagccgtgaactaccgcactgtactgtgtctgctgctaatatagactggttgataaagagatagtatactactaatattatatactggtggtcaggtcactggtcactagtcacactggcagtggcactcctgcagcaaaagtgtgcactgtttaattttaatataatattatgtactcctggctcctgctataacctataactggcactgcagtagtgctccccagtctcccccacaattataagctgtgtgagctgagcagtcagacagatatataatatatatagatgatgcagcacactggcctgagcctgagcagtgcacacagatatggtatgtatgtgactgagtcactgtgtgctgtgtatcgcttttttcaggcagagaacggattataaataaaagtggtggtcactggtcactatcagcaaaactctgcactgtacactactgagtactcctaatgctccccaaaattagtaaatcaagtgtctaaacggagaggacgccagccacgtcctctccctatcaatctcaatgcacgtgtgaaaatggcggcgacgcgcggctccttatatagaatccgagtctcgcgatagaatccgagcctcgcgagaatccgacagcgtcatgatgacgttcgggcgcgcttgggttaaccgagcaaggcgggaagatccgagtcgctcggactcgtgaaaaaaaacatgaagttctggcgggttcggattcagagaaaccgatcccgctcatctctactatttatttCGAGTGCCGCTGCATATTGACATTGTATTATGCTGTACACATCAGTACAGCCTGAACTGGAGGGTatcactttttttgtttgtttaactgCATGTTTTAAGTATTGAGGTGTgccgcatatatatattatatatatatacaaatgggttcactacggctggccggcggtcgggctcccggcgaccagcataccggcgccgggagcccgaccgctggcttaccgacagtgtggcgagcgcaaatgagccccttgcgggctcgccgcgctacgcgcgccacactattttattctccctctatgggggtcgtggacccccacgagggaaaataagtgtcggtatgccggctgtcgggctcccggcgccggtatactgagcgccgggagcccgaccgccggcatacagaagatcacccatacaaatactgtacatacaaacacaGCTACTGTACACATGCactgataggacgaaacgcgttggggatacCTACCTCCTTTTAAGCTAAGATTTGATTTTTTACCTATAGTTGATCttattaattgtatatatatatatattcttttttgaaTTGAGTCCTCATAACCCTTACCATATATATACTTTAACTTATTTTTATATATGCTGGTGATATTTTTGTACTGACCCCCCTTTTTTTAACTCTGACCGTGaaatttttatacatatttttattgTGGTTTTTCTTTATCTTTTATTGGTGCAAATGTTATTGTGATTAAAATTTACCTTTTTTAACTTTTACCCTCCTAATATttattgacaccattggtcgctctaaaGTATCTTATCCACCATTTCTGAGATTACTTGTAAAACACCTTACCAGTGTTTTTTATTTAAGACATGAGCTGACGCCCTTAATATATTGAAGGGAGTGTACTTTTTAGGAGTATTTATAGTTATTCTGGTCCATATACTAGTACAAATTGTTATCGCTAATTGGCGCTGCCTAGCTTcctcctttttatatatatatactatatatatatatatatatatatatatacacacacacacacacacacatacaaacacgcacagtgtgtatatatatatatatatatccaaacacaCACAAAGCTATATCTATAGCACACATGTatatcacaaacacacactcatggctacacacacacacacacacacacacacacacacacacaccatactctatatagcacacatgtatgtcacaaacacaAACAGATAGCTAGATAGGACATAAACATACACCTCtttcacattaaaataaaacaCAGCCTGCATCATTTTTTACAGCAAGTAAAGCAAACAGGTCACCATCATtaaaaacgccccccccccccccccctgcaagtcagccacacccccccccccccccccctgcaagtcAGCCACACACCTGTAGAGTAAGTGCTGACCCAGCCACTGTCATTTATAAATACACCGCTCCCCAAACCCACCTCTGGCACCCACATGCGAGACACGCCTTCTAGATGTTGCAGTCAGTAGAGAGACAGTCACTGCCTCACCCGACCAGCTCTCCGTCACAAAGCCACATGcagactgcctgagaggagctgtgctCTCCGGCTCCCCCTACTGTTCAATCAGCAGCATCCGTCCTCTATAAGGACGGATGCTGCTGCAGCGTTACAGACAGCCCGAAGAGCGTATTTGgcggcgcacggcgcggacttcagaggcggcgccggcatgtaatgagtcaatttgactcattacatgccgctggccgtgcgccctcagggcaactgcgctgtgtgccaagcccacttggcacacacgtagttacggccctgcaccacacccaaatctaactctctctgcacgttaaatctgcctcccctgcactgcacatgggtggtcattccgagttgttcgctattttttacgttcgcacaacatattcgcaaaactGCGAATACGTTGCACAAAAGCGaaaatccgcccccaacgtatttttgcaatttcgtacgcagtaatacacaaagtaggcgtaagccaaatgacatcgcactaatgcgaacccatcgcaataccacaaacctcatcgtataaaacctaacttctcgtagatttacacaatCCTCTTAAAGTTGCACACGCTTTTggtaaaaaacgcacagcaatggttttttttcacttttaagttaaataaggctccacaagccttcctgaattacgaatccaattagtgtaatgattgttaatggtcatgaccaatgaaGTCTCCAaataatacctgaagaacactttgtaggcataattggccattaacattataaattaGTCATTttaaatatagatgtggtaaatgtggatttttttaataattttttttgtagaggtgtagtgtgtgaataaatgtgttaacatgtttttgaaatcaataagctcctaactatttttaatgtttattttcggTTTAAATTTTAAATTCACATTCTTAAGTTACAGTACATGTCAGAAATGTTTaagctaaccaatttctgctaggcaacctgcagttcctttattgcataaataaacacaacacccgattaacttgaaacaaaaatgtttatttgtacattattattttttaaaaacaaatttttagaaataATAGttgttttttaaacaaatttttgcAGCAAATCCACTGTTGCCATTAAATTTTGAAGTTGCTGGCGCATGCTGGCCAGAATTCCTcccaaacttgtgggatctccaaccgcaacatctgaaattaagatgcaaaataaacattactaacttcctcacattacctattatacaaacaaggcacaaagcacactttaatgcaggcatgtccaaactgcggccctccagcggtTTGTaaaatacatatcccagcatgccttgacccagttttgctgtccgagaatgcaaaagctgtgtctggccatgctgggatgtgtagtttttcaacagctggagggccgcagattggacaggcctgctttaatggccaagtaactacatcatggatgttttaatgagaaaacattagcagaacaacacacaagcctgctcagcaaggttttttattttttacttaaacaaagtgtacgacaccatggggtacatacagtaatatgggagTTATATTGTAGATGgaacgttacccatagcaaccaatcaaaatcaacatattatcttgtagaaggtgcaaaaTAATTGAAAAGTgtgatctgcttggttgctatggccaaaatcccaacttaaatagtaataccatcttagtaaatgtagcctcatacagggattcattcacatctggagtgaagttctgggcaccgtactacaaaaaggatatcctggagctttaaaaaaaggtacaaaggagggcgaccaaactaattaagggcatggagacgatggaatacaaggaaaggcttgaaagactaggcatgtttacattggaaaagcggagactaagaggggatatgatcaacatctacaaatatataaggggacaatacacagagcttgcgcgggacctgtttttggttagatcaacacaaaggactcgtggacactcgctcaggttagaggagaggagattctgcacaatacggcgtaaaggctttttcacagtaaggacaatacgtgtttggaattccctgcccgagggagttgtaatggcggaatctgtcaacacctttaagaatgggttagataaattcctattggataaggatatccaggggtatggtgcatagtcatgcattatagttactatttagtcaaatcatcatgcagaggacaccacaaataggttgaactcgatggacaattgtctttttttcaacctcagatactatgttactatgttactatgtaagcagtcttttcttttttggggttggccctgcatcatcacactgcatatcaacatcttcagaaggaccacatatcgtagcatgctcacactccatgaaagcctgccttacaacataaggtctaacagctttctaaatgtataaatcctaaatagtaggagtgtaactttcacaacacaaatcactgtgtccttagcctgcctaacaaagtgactcctgcgactttaatgtgaaaatattgcaatacccaggcacaattgtaaaagtaaaaccatacaaaaagtaccactcaggtctaaatgttttgcatataatgtatcacatacaaaccctgttgtgcagccaaacctgtcgacatagtgcttggcgacccagagtgggcatcctcaacattgcagatgtagacactgtacatataatgttcctcacacaaatgtaaatgcatcacccataccatgatgaagaagacagcatttaaccttgacaaaagattgcccacagtacaacactgcatttatttgaatgtgtcgtattttttttttttaaataaaaatgaatgtgtgtgaacttactcgcctctgccacttgcccacctccctcaagtggccccggggcctctgctgcccattcggatggcggcgaaggtggctggctgggggatgtagaCTGGATGGGtgttgttggctggatgggggatgtgggctggatgggggaaggaggcaggatgggggaaggagggtctatttctgtaagaggatggaagggggaggacattacagagggggtttgagaatgatagggtgagggtggtggagaggatttttgggacacagagggggaggggggcagagaggggaattgtgaAAGAGAGGtgtattgggccggagagggtgattggtcgggagagggggattgggaaagagagtgggattgggccggagagggggattgggaaagagagtgggattgggccggagagggtgaggtggccggagagggtgaggtggccggagagggggtgtgggccggagagggggaggtggctggagagaaggagtgggccggagaggtggaggtggctggagagggggagtggtccggagagggggagtggtccggagagggggtgtgggccggagagggggtgtgggctggagagggggtgtgggctggagagggggagtgggccggagagggggagtgggccggagagggggaggtggccagagaatgggcctgggaagaagagggggatggggagacagaaggggagggggcctgagaaggggcctggtgtgggctcccagcagcagcttgccgttgtgctcgccctagaatgacatatgtaatatttaggttgtagcatatacatttataacatcagcatattcctattactctgttctgtcccatgttaaagagacaggggtaacattaataagtttttttaatgttaaaactggtgatgttgcccatagcaaccaatcagattatacgtaacatttattaagctgcttctatcagataatatatagaatctgattgtttgatataggcaacatcaccagttcaaaaaacCACCCACATTATAAAATTaaacccactgagcaagttattgggttcagttgtcagcctgtgtagcaattatgcacaacaacattcacttttgcagaagcaccttgctacacagtcagtactgcttgccctacccacacacactgtgtcatgtttattctacaatagtttattgtaattgtgcaaattttcacactcacttagtgaaagtaggcaAAGTTTATGCTAAAATTCTCAGTGTTatttactgtaatattttacttactgcgcctacgtatgtcacggatttgttggcggagctccgccaacaggtccggcgtatgcctgcggaggtcgctccagcgcctctccaattgaatgatggtcctcctgctgcAGGCGCGGGTTCTCAATAAGCGtcagacctccgcgtaggcctcgcgctttaccctatttgggacaaagggccctgcgtggcctacgcggcggtccattactGCTACCAGAACGCGCAGCTCGCAGCGGGTAAAAGCTGCTGCACGcatgatggcaatggcgttttccatatatgagcttatatttatagtgtgtggtggcatgtgattggtggtAGATTTATAGTGTCATCTGATAAACTTTATTGATTTGTGCATTGCTGTGAAGGACAGCGGGGGTAGTTCCCTatagcggaaattcgcagtcgcgaaagaacttccaaaaaaatacgtacactcacaattacacatacacactcacatacatacacacacactcacatacacactcacactcacacactcacataaACACTCACATTTTTAGAAAattaattgttacaatctgtgtactcaccacatttgacaagaacaatcagctgcacaaagtcacaaagtttacaacatttaggatcatatgttgtgtattttgtaatgaaaacagaagcacacacaaaaaaaaataagcaaGAATCAAACAGTTATTAAACCAATTATGCAaagtaaatataaaaaaacaaacaaaaaaaaacccagcagaTTGTTTCATAATACATTGTAAGGTTAATATGTAAGAATTTTAACATAAACAACGAATAATATagacacacacaccaaaacaattacactatgaactttcaatagctacctaaatgacatcagagcaaactgaacataaacatacagtgactttggaaaatatttttaaaatatgtaaaaattcactatacctgaaataatcccgcacaatgcgtgcccttatttcgtttcccctccgggaaacactccccccaccgactgtccgcccaacccctggctcctcatcaggcaattcctctgtttgaggaagctcaacacgactccttacagcgatgttatgtatgatagcgcacaggaccacaattttacttaccatctccggcgaatacatgatgtcgccaccagtatgGTGGAGCACACAaaagcgccctttaaggacaccaatcgtgcgctccaccagctgtctagtggcagtaagcgcggagttaaatgccgtctgtggtcctggcctgggcttactgtaaggagtcatgagccagggggtgcaaggatatccacggtctcctgtttgatgagaataaaagatcaaaattatattttaattattaaaaatttaaaaaaaatttttaacagAAATATGCAACAATACTcaaccaataaccacatgtcttgtccttccatcgatcttaatctctgccatatccctgattgtctaatgacatgggcatcatgggagttccccgggaacttagcattcagggacaggatctggagggatggcccacaacaaccattacattcagagaatgaaacagtttcctgtttcgaaaaatttcttcattatgtcttggtggaacaatagctacatgtgtgccatccacaaccccaataacgtgtgggaagcgactaccaccttcctcaaattgccgcttcaccacatccagggcaccaacatccaaaggcatagaaaTAAATTGCTTCACTCTCTtaaggaaagcctggctgacacgctgcaggaccttactgaactggccctgcgacatgccaaccagatctcccacaacatgctggtatgaaccagtggccacaaaatgtaacacagcaaggaattgtgtcaatgctggtattgctgtaggatacctaatggtttgttctagatcactct contains these protein-coding regions:
- the LOC134965765 gene encoding uncharacterized protein LOC134965765 isoform X2, with amino-acid sequence MTPYSKPRPGPQTAFNSALTATRQLVERTIGVLKGRFCVLHHTGGDIMYSPEMLIVLVKCGRAQRQAAAGSPHQAPSQAPSPSVSPSPSSSQAHSLATSPSPAHSPSPAHSPSPAHTPSPAHTPSPAHTPSPDHSPSPDHSPSPATSTSPAHSFSPATSPSPAHTPSPATSPSPATSPSPAQSHSLSQSPSPAQSHSLSQSPSPDQSPSPAQYTSLSQFPSLPPSPSVSQKSSPPPSPYHSQTPSVMSSPFHPLTEIDPPSPILPPSPIQPTSPIQPTTPIQSTSPSQPPSPPSEWAAEAPGPLEGGGQVAEANVAVGDPTSLGGILASMRQQLQNLMATVDLLQKFV
- the LOC134965765 gene encoding tetra-peptide repeat homeobox protein 1-like isoform X1 codes for the protein MTPYSKPRPGPQTAFNSALTATRQLVERTIGVLKGRFCVLHHTGGDIMYSPEMVSKIVVLCAIIHNIAVRSRVELPQTEELPDEEPGVGRTVGGGSVSRRGNEIRARIVRDYFRASTTASCCWEPTPGPFSGPLPFCLPIPLFFPGPFSGHLPLSGPLPLSGPLPLSSPHPLSSPHPLSGPHPLSGPLPLSGPLPLSSHLHLSGPLLLSSHLPLSGPHPLSGHLTLSGHLTLSGPIPLSFPIPLSGPIPLSFPIPLSRPITLSGPIHLSFTIPLSAPLPLCVPKILSTTLTLSFSNPLCNVLPLPSSYRNRPSFPHPASFPHPAHIPHPANNTHPVYIPQPATFAAIRMGSRGPGAT